The following are encoded together in the Zygosaccharomyces rouxii strain CBS732 chromosome C complete sequence genome:
- a CDS encoding uncharacterized protein (similar to uniprot|Q12246 Saccharomyces cerevisiae YLR260W LCB5 Minor sphingoid long-chain base kinase paralog of Lcb4p responsible for few percent of the total activity possibly involved in synthesis of long-chain base phosphates which function as signaling molecules and similar to YOR171c): protein MDLPPSSPKTLSSIKDRSFNRATLTDDGIMITSQGHCTADGECGDLQSKHFHGCNHSTGSFQSSPSSCFETTSLISCVTCLSDNNSVEHRNRRHSNHSIDTAGLLNEDLDEIPYSSVNGKLMVNTVIPYGRILYAKYLENPNGYTDNSGPASPNRSTDNTPQSKDPDAVNVHGLQTKSDDDLIEEQLLNDDDNRDTPVTTTNAEDGESYHLIEITFAKPRRHDVVPKRLTLLISHFSSSPETNVVEEIMRRSYKNAKINRSVLVIINPHGGQGKAKKLFMTKCRPILLASRCPIEIAYTKYGRHAVDIAREVDLNKYDTIACASGDGIPYEVINGLYQRKDRAAAFNKLSITQLPCGSGNAMSVTCHWTSNPSYAALSLVKSVESRIDLMCCSQPSYCKEFSRLSFLSQCYGIIAESDINTEFIRWLGPTRFELGVAFNIIQRKKYPCDVWVKYVAKSKDDVKVHYLEQKKKTRTELEAYFDDNSQLEETTNTRVSDYETTEEDFKLKFPLEDGVPDDWEKLDSSLTDNLGIFYTGKMPYMAADAKFFPAALPNDGAMDLMVTDARTPVTRIAPILLALDKGTHVLQPEVIHTKILAYKIIPRVQSSLFSVDGERFPLEPLQVEVLPKICKTLLRNGTYVDTEFETM, encoded by the coding sequence ATGGATCTCCCACCATCTTCTCCAAAGACGCTATCGTCAATCAAGGACAGGTCGTTCAATAGGGCTACATTGACTGATGATGGTATTATGATTACTTCACAGGGACACTGCACTGCAGATGGAGAATGCGGGGATTTACAGAGTAAACACTTTCATGGATGCAACCACAGTACAGGTAGTTTTCAAAGCTCGCCATCAAGTTGTTTTGAAACGACTTCTCTAATAAGTTGTGTTACTTGCCTAAGTGACAACAATTCTGTGGAGCATCGTAACCGTCGTCATAGCAACCATTCAATTGACACAGCGGGGCTACTCAATGAAGATCTTGATGAAATTCCGTATTCTTCGGTGAATGGAAAACTAATGGTTAATACTGTGATTCCTTATGGTAGAATTCTTTACGCCaagtatttggaaaatcCTAACGGATACACAGATAATAGTGGGCCTGCGAGCCCAAATAGATCCACTGATAATACTCCACAGTCAAAGGATCCAGATGCTGTCAATGTACATGGACTTCAGACCAAATCAGATGATGATCTCATTGAGGAGCAATTGTTGAACGATGATGACAATCGGGACACTCCCGTGACAACAACAAATGCGGAGGATGGTGAGAGCTATCACCTGATAGAAATTACGTTTGCTAAACCTAGGCGTCATGATGTGGTTCCCAAGAGATTGACGTTGTTGATTAGCCATTTTTCATCCTCTCCAGAAACAAACGTTGTGGAAGAAATTATGAGAAGAAGTTATAAAAATGCCAAGATCAATCGTTCAGTTCTTGTGATTATTAATCCCCACGGTGGTCAAGGGAAAGCCAAGAAGTTGTTTATGACGAAATGTAGACCTATTCTCTTGGCCAGTCGCTGTCCAATAGAGATAGCATACACGAAATATGGACGCCATGCTGTTGATATCGCACGTGAAGTGGACCTTAATAAATATGATACTATAGCGTGTGCCTCTGGTGACGGTATACCCTATGAAGTGATTAATGGTCTttaccaaagaaaagatcgTGCAGCTGCGTTCAACAAACTGTCCATAACTCAATTGCCATGTGGTTCAGGTAATGCAATGAGTGTAACTTGTCACTGGACAAGTAATCCATCCTATGCCGCACTTTCCCTAGTAAAATCTGTGGAGTCAAGAATAGATCTGATGTGCTGTTCACAACCATCTTACTGTAAGGAATTTTCACGGCTTTCATTCTTGTCCCAATGTTACGGTATCATTGCCGAATCCGATATCAATACTGAATTCATTAGATGGCTAGGTCCCACTAGATTTGAATTAGGTGTTGCATTTAATATCATACAGAGGAAGAAATACCCCTGTGACGTTTGGGTTAAATATGTAGCTAAGAGCAAGGACGATGTCAAAGTTCACTATTTggaacaaaagaaaaaaacacGAACAGAATTAGAAGCATATTTTGACGATAATTCTCAGTTGGAAGAGACCACTAATACTAGGGTTTCAGATTACGAAActactgaagaagattttaagCTAAAATTTCCGTTAGAAGATGGTGTACCTGATGATTGGGAGAAATTAGATTCAAGCTTAACCGATAACCTGGGTATCTTTTATACCGGTAAAATGCCATACATGGCTGCAGACGCCAAATTTTTCCCCGCAGCCCTTCCTAATGACGGTGCTATGGATTTGATGGTTACAGATGCTAGAACTCCCGTTACTAGAATTGCTCCAATCTTGTTAGCGTTGGATAAGGGTACCCATGTCTTACAACCAGAAGTTATTCATACAAAGATCTTGGCATACAAAATAATTCCTAGGGTTCAATCAAGTTTATTTTCAGTCGATGGTGAAAGATTCCCATTAGAACCCTTGCAAGTTGAAGTTTTGCCCAAGATATGTAAGACACTTTTGAGAAACGGTACTTATGTGGATACCGAGTTCGAAACGATGTGA
- the HSP60 gene encoding chaperone ATPase HSP60 (highly similar to uniprot|P19882 Saccharomyces cerevisiae YLR259C HSP60 Tetradecameric mitochondrial chaperonin required for ATP-dependent folding of precursor polypeptides and complex assembly; prevents aggregation and mediates protein refolding after heat shock; role in mtDNA transmission; similarity to groEL), which translates to MLRSVATRSRGLTPIIRRFYSHKELKFGVEGRAALLKGVETLADAVSATLGPKGRNVLIEQPFGAPKITKDGVTVAKAITLEDKFENMGAKLLQEVAAKTNETAGDGTTSATVLGRSIFTESVKNVAAGCNPMDLRRGTQAAVEKVIEFLSANKKEITTSEEIAQVATISANGDAHVGKLLASAMEKVGKEGVITIKEGRTLEDELEVTEGMRFDRGFISPYFITDAKSGKVEFEKPLLLLSEKKISSIQDILPALEISIQSRRPLLIIAEDVDGEALAACILNKLRGQVKVCAVKAPGFGDNRKNTLGDIAILSGGQVFTEELELKPENCTIDQLGSCDSITVTKEDTVVLNGDGSKDVIESRIEQIKNSIDLTTTNSYEKEKLQERLAKLSGGVAVVRVGGASEIEVSEKKDRYDDALNATRAAVEEGILPGGGTALVKASRVLNEVEVENFDQKLGVDIIRKAITKPARKIIENAGEEGSVIIGKLVDDFGEDFAKGYNAAKSEYTDMLASGIIDPFKVVRSGLVDASSVASLLATTEVAIVDAPQPPAAGGMPGGMPGGMPGMM; encoded by the coding sequence ATGCTAAGATCTGTTGCCACCCGTTCTCGTGGATTGACCCCAATCATTCGCCGCTTCTACTCTCACAAGGAGTTAAAGTTCGGTGTCGAAGGTAGAGCTGCCCTATTAAAAGGTGTGGAAACTTTAGCTGATGCTGTTTCTGCTACTTTGGGTCCAAAAGGTAGAAACGTTTTAATTGAACAACCATTTGGTGCTCCAAAGATTACAAAAGATGGTGTCACTGTAGCCAAAGCCATtactttggaagataaGTTTGAAAATATGGGTGCCAAATTGTTACAAGAGGTGGCTGCTAAGACTAATGAAACCGCTGGTGACGGTACCACTTCTGCTACCGTATTAGGTAGATCTATCTTCACTGAGTCTGTCAAAAATGTGGCAGCTGGTTGCAATCCAATGGATTTGAGAAGAGGTACTCAAGCTGCAGTTGAAAAAGTCATTGAATTCTTGAGTGCTAACAAGAAGGAAATTACTActtctgaagaaattgcacaAGTTGCTACCATTTCTGCAAATGGTGATGCTCATGTGGGTAAGTTATTAGCATCTGCCATGGAAAAAGTTGGTAAAGAAGGTGTTATTACCATCAAGGAAGGTAgaactttggaagatgaattggaagttACTGAGGGTATGAGATTTGACCGTGGATTTATCTCTCCATACTTTATCACTGATGCTAAATCTGGTAAGGtggaatttgaaaaaccaTTGTTGCTATTgagtgaaaagaaaatctcTTCCATCCAAGACATTTTGCCAGCTTTGGAAATTTCCATCCAATCTAGAAGACCATTGTTGATCATTGCTGAAGATGTGGATGGTGAAGCATTGGCCGCATgtattttgaacaaattgagAGGTCAAGTCAAAGTGTGCGCTGTTAAGGCACCAGGCTTCGGTGATAACAGAAAGAACACTCTAGGTGATATTGCGATCTTGAGTGGTGGTCAAGTTTTCACTGAGGAACTGGAATTGAAACCTGAGAACTGTACCATTGATCAACTAGGTTCTTGTGATTCTATCACTGTCACCAAAGAAGATACCGTTGTTCTAAACGGTGACGGTAGCAAAGACGTTATTGAATCTagaattgaacaaattaAGAACTCCATCGATTTGACTACTACCAACTCCTATGAAAAGGAGAAATTGCAGGAACGTTTGGCTAAGTTGTCTGGTGGTGTTGCAGTTGTTAGAGTCGGTGGTGCATCTGAAATCGAGGTTTCCGAAAAGAAGGATCGTTACGATGATGCTTTGAATGCTACCAGGGCTGCCGTCGAAGAGGGTATCTTGCctggtggtggtactgCCTTGGTTAAGGCTTCTCGTGTCTTGAACGAAGTGGAAGTTGAGAACTTTGACCAAAAATTGGGTGTTGACATCATTAGAAAAGCCATCACTAAGCCAGCTAGAAAGATCATCGAAAACgctggtgaagaaggttCTGTTATCATTGGTAAGTTGGTTGACGACTTTGGTGAAGATTTCGCCAAGGGTTACAACGCCGCTAAGAGTGAATACACCGATATGTTGGCCTCCGGTATCATCGATCCATTCAAGGTGGTGAGATCTGGTTTGGTTGATGCTTCCAGTGTTGCATCTTTGTTGGCTACCACTGAAGTTGCCATCGTGGACGCTCCTCAACCTCCTGCCGCTGGTGGTATGCCAGGTGGTATGCCAGGTGGTATGCCAGGTATGATGTAA
- the RED1 gene encoding Red1p (weakly similar to uniprot|P14291 Saccharomyces cerevisiae YLR263W RED1 Protein involved in chromosome segregation during the first meiotic division), translating to MFGYGEEAEAIASQLFGGTLEDDKIEEAIKKCKTEKSNATRLLSLIELMTEESCENLQVLYAVLRMCLKFLDARLIDQSFAFALMVHCKLLSFLLEEGLNVNNRGSWKYLALLLRIMYGVPGSKKALIRIVREEFNSRIGFVLDHLRDFQLGNYIIELLSDCFPRKHNDKPGVVMAPILWPQEPEKNEIIFGSLEYPFRGKHGYVQVTNFVWQKYGTQLENVLRVSNISYGTNVGSSSGIKRFNSGKNSKHQEHCYIQATCDCMYLWDGEGLFLELDRRYVDVVKTLKGCIRINVKDANCIKSPDRTWLKVFQRTKWFQLQSEDKNACEQFYANITSYRKVSEVQTFLLLNHVDEDEQETARSTQDVSHKAQSENSQLATPDHSDPKIRTDEWDINLSSELQGTREGSRAKITPEHTDENNFPLAAEVIEHEEQSPLVLAQKRKMIRETSRTLELLRKEFAQETNAQNATIEEIENCAVAERSPSLIITRFENKNSSNDKTEETSAKGKSLKPPQPLPPSLNKNVKSIGKKDINVLDTIFGTPPSNKKKKRQRELNNFRPVIDVPSQDIPKVQTRSNKKKGKPLITAKNSSPPKAKDDSDPSKPEKKKKQQMHPPKAPPLKKAKPTPETAKEPEPPTQIQTQKESPTHIPAEEVALASAAIPNQVPPVAIDTSLMSSNVDKSNMSFDSTTVVAPSSNRTPFGINSAFTDKLQEQIYGSITLFSNELLRKMTIINKELNVKIVKELSEKYQNLFQELQASFRNDTEEMSNFVGEIKDMLNLPEEQLVQFIRTRKFGSQS from the exons ATGTTTGGATACGGTGAAGAGGCAGAAGCTATTGCATCTCAGTTGTTCGGTGGAACTCTAGAAGATGATAAGATTGAAGAGGCAATTAAAAAATGTAAAACTGAGAAATCTAATGCTACCAGATTGTTGTCACTAATAGAGTTGATGACGGAAGAGTCCTGCGAGAATCTTCAAGTTTTATATGCTGTACTTCGAATGTGtctcaaatttttagaTGCCCGACTCATTGATCAATCATTTGCCTTCGCTTTAATGGTTC ATTGTAAattgttatcatttttGCTGGAGGAAGGATTGAATGTGAATAACCGCGGTTCCTGGAAATATTTAGCACTTTTACTTAGGATCATGTATGGGGTTCCCGGATCTAAAAAGGCACTTATTCGAATTGTTAGGGAAGAGTTTAATTCTAGGATCGGATTTGTTCTTGATCATTTAAGGGACTTCCAACTGGGTAATTATATCATAGAATTATTGTCCGATTGTTTCCCACGCAAACACAATGACAAACCAGGAGTGGTGATGGCACCTATATTATGGCCACAAGAGCCTGAAAAAAACGAAATAATATTTGGATCCCTTGAATACCCCTTTAGAGGTAAACACGGTTACGTTCAAGTGACCAATTTCGTCTGGCAAAAATATGGAACACAGTTGGAAAATGTATTGAGAGTGAGTAACATTAGCTACGGCACCAATGTTGGAAGTTCAAGTGGAATCAAGAGATTTAACTCaggaaaaaattctaaacATCAGGAACATTGTTACATACAGGCAACATGTGACTGCATGTACTTGTGGGATGGTGAGGGATTGTTTCTAGAACTTGATAGGCGCTATGTGGATGTGGTCAAGACATTGAAAGGTTGTATTAGAATAAACGTTAAGGATGCCAATTGCATTAAATCTCCTGATAGAACTTGGTTGAAAGTTTTCCAGAGGACCAAATGGTTCCAATTACAATCAGAAGATAAAAACGCATGCGAACAATTCTATGCTAACATAACGAGCTATCGAAAGGTAAGTGAAGTGCAAACATTTTTATTGTTAAACCAcgttgatgaagatgaacaagaaacgGCACGTTCGACTCAAGACGTTTCACATAAAGCACAAAGTGAAAATAGCCAATTAGCAACCCCAGATCATTCTGATCCAAAGATTAGAACTGATGAATGGGATATCAACCTTTCTTCCGAGTTGCAAGGTACTAGAGAGGGATCGAGAGCTAAGATAACACCGGAACATACTGATgaaaacaattttccaCTAGCCGCCGAGGTTATCGAACATGAGGAACAATCACCATTGGTATTGGcacaaaagagaaaaatgaTTAGAGAAACCAGCAGGACATTGGAACTCTTGAGAAAGGAATTTGCTCAAGAAACTAATGCACAGAATGCTACAATTGAAGAGATCGAAAACTGTGCTGTAGCGGAAAGATCACCATCTTTAATAATcacaagatttgaaaataaaaacagCAGTAACGATAAGACTGAAGAGACATCCGCCAAAggtaaatctttgaaaccaCCCCAACCACTACCGCCATCTTTAAACAAGAATGTtaaatcaattggtaaGAAGGATATTAACGTCTTGGatacaatttttggaaCACCACCATccaacaaaaagaagaaaagacaaagaGAATTAAACAATTTCAGACCTGTAATTGATGTCCCCTCACAGGATATACCCAAAGTACAAACAAGAAGtaacaagaagaaaggcAAACCATTAATAACAGCTAAAAATTCAAGCCCTCCCAAGGCTAAAGATGATTCAGATCCATCTAAGCCcgaaaagaagaagaaacagcAAATGCATCCACCCAAAGCCccacctttgaaaaaggcTAAACCCACTCCAGAAACTGCTAAAGAACCCGAGCCGCCAACCCAGATTCAAACTCAAAAAGAATCACCAACACACATCCCGGCAGAAGAGGTAGCATTAGCTTCTGCCGCAATACCAAACCAAGTCCCACCAGTTGCTATAGATACTTCTCTCATGAGTAGCAATGTTGATAAGAGTAATATGAGTTTCGATTCAACCACTGTTGTAGCACCTTCTTCTAATCGAACACCATTTGGTATCAACAGTGCATTTACAGATAAACTGCAAGAACAGATTTATGGTTCCATTACACTATTCTCTAATGAGTTGCTTAGGAAGATGACTATCATcaataaagaattaaacGTCAAGattgttaaagaattatcaGAGAAATACCAAAACTTATTCCAAGAGCTACAGGCAAGTTTCCGTAACGACACCGAAGAAATGTCCAACTTTGTCGGCGAAATTAAGGACATGTTAAATCTCCCGGAAGAACAATTGGTACAATTCATCAGAACAAGGAAATTTGGATCTCAGAGTTAA
- the TMA7 gene encoding Tma7p (highly similar to uniprot|Q3E764 Saccharomyces cerevisiae YLR262C-A) has protein sequence MSGRQGGKMKPLKQKKKQNDDDEEGRAFKEKQKRDAQAKKELLSNMKSGKPLASGGIKKSGKK, from the coding sequence ATGTCTGGTCGTCAAGGTGGTAAGATGAAGCCACTaaagcagaagaagaagcaaaacgatgatgatgaagaaggacGTGCTTTCAAAGAGAAGCAGAAGAGAGATGCTCAAGCTAAGAAAGAGCTATTATCCAATATGAAATCTGGTAAACCATTGGCAAGTGGTGGTATCAAAAAATCTGGTAAAAAATAA
- the GLN4 gene encoding glutamine--tRNA ligase (highly similar to uniprot|P13188 Saccharomyces cerevisiae YOR168W GLN4 Glutamine tRNA synthetase monomeric class I tRNA synthetase that catalyzes the specific glutaminylation of tRNA(Glu) N-terminal domain proposed to be involved in enzyme-tRNA interactions): MSDVDELTKLFTSVGFEEPKVKEIVRNKKLSESLYDLIKEAPAETQWEKSTRGQVQNLATFTKGEPLPKSKLIVDGIANKELKTNLQVEEAYKYVKENGEKATKQGLNEHAGVGAEVSDEQVRASVAKYIEDNKEKIVTERYKLVPGIMADVKKLPELKWADPRSFKPIIDEEVLKVLGPKDERDTVKKKKEKKPKQAAGGNGNNKKDATAGPKRTMFSEGFLGDLHTVEDNPQNNPEHLVNHLKATHGLVHTRFPPEPNGYLHIGHSKAIMVNFGYAKFHGGHCYLRFDDTNPEAEAPEYFESIIRMVNWLGFHPWKITYSSDYFDQLYELAERLISKGKGYVCNCAAEEIKASRGIKPDGTPGGERHACKHRSRSVEENLTEFRKMKDGHYQPGEATLRMKQDLSSPSPQMWDLIAYRVLNAPHPRTGNKWRIYPTYDFTHCLVDSFENITHSLCTTEFYLSRESYEWLCDQVDVFRPTQREYGRLNITGTVLSKRKIAKLVDEKYVRGWDDPRLFTLEAIRRRGVPPGAILSFINTLGVTTSVTNIQLVRFESAIRKYLEDTTPRLMFILDPVEVVVDNVPDSFEDVVSIPFRPGTPEFGEREVPFTKRVFIDRSDFSENASDKEFFRLTPEQPVGLIKVPHALIYKSLEKDSDGKITKIHVHYDTEGKIKKPKTYIQWVPLSEKFNSPVRIAETRVHNALFKSENPSAHPEGYLKDINPDSEIVYKNSIVEHNFHDILAKSPWEVDSVKNSEFYVKEDPKSKEVCRFQAMRTGYFTLDKDSEDNRIVLNRIVTLKDGSK; this comes from the coding sequence ATGTCTGATGTGGATGAATTGACCAAGCTGTTTACCAGCGTTGGCTTTGAAGAACCTAAGGTTAAGGAAATCGTTAGAAACAAGAAACTTTCAGAATCGTTATACGACTTAATCAAAGAGGCACCTGCTGAAACTCAATGGGAAAAAAGTACAAGAGGTCAAGTTCAGAACTTAGCCACTTTCACAAAAGGTGAACCATTGCCCAAATCCAAGCTGATCGTGGATGGGATCGCCAATAAGGAATTAAAGACGAATTTGCAAGTGGAGGAAGCCTATAAGTATGTGAAGGAGAATGGTGAGAAGGCTACAAAGCAGGGATTAAATGAACATGCTGGTGTTGGCGCAGAGGTTTCTGATGAGCAAGTGAGAGCCAGCGTTGCAAAATACATTGAGGACAACAAGGAAAAGATTGTCACTGAACGTTACAAATTGGTTCCAGGTATTATGGCAGatgtaaaaaaattacCTGAATTGAAATGGGCTGACCCTCGCTCATTTAAACCTATCATTGATGAGGAAGTCTTGAAGGTATTGGGACCTAAGGACGAAAGAGACACtgtaaagaagaagaaagagaaaaagcCTAAGCAGGCCgctggtggtaatggtaataacaaGAAAGATGCTACCGCTGGTCCTAAGAGGACCATGTTTAGTGAAGGGTTTTTGGGTGATTTGCATACAGTGGAGGATAATCCACAGAACAATCCTGAACATTTGGTGAACCATTTGAAAGCTACTCATGGGTTAGTACACACACGTTTCCCACCAGAGCCAAATGGTTATTTGCACATTGGTCATTCTAAGGCTATTATGGTCAATTTTGGTTATGCTAAATTTCACGGTGGTCACTGTTATTTGAGATTCGATGATACAAATCCAGAAGCAGAAGCACCagaatattttgaatctATCATCAGAATGGTCAATTGGCTTGGTTTCCATCCTTGGAAGATCACTTACTCCAGTGATTATTTTGACCAATTGTACGAATTAGCTGAAAGATTAATCAGTAAGGGTAAGGGTTACGTCTGTAACTGTGCCGCTGAAGAGATCAAGGCAAGTCGTGGTATCAAGCCAGATGGTACTCCAGGTGGTGAAAGACATGCTTGTAAACACCGTAGTAGATCAGTAGAGGAAAATTTGACTGAGTTtagaaagatgaaagacGGTCACTACCAACCAGGTGAAGCAACGTTAAGAATGAAACAAGACTTATCTTCACCAAGTCCACAGATGTGGGATTTAATCGCTTATAGAGTCTTGAATGCACCACATCCAAGAACTGGTAACAAGTGGAGGATCTACCCAACCTACGATTTCACTCACTGTTTGGtggattcttttgaaaatattacCCATTCTCTATGTACCACAGAATTTTACCTTTCCAGAGAAAGTTACGAGTGGTTATGTGACCAGGTAGATGTGTTTAGGCCTACTCAGAGAGAATATGGCCGTCTAAACATTACTGGTACCGTCTTGtccaagagaaagatcGCCAAATTGGTAGACGAAAAATACGTTAGAGGTTGGGATGACCCCAGATTGTTCACTTTGGAAGCCATTAGAAGACGTGGTGTCCCACCAGGAGCTATCTTGTCCTTCATTAACACCTTGGGTGTCACTACGAGTGTCACTAACATTCAATTGGTCAGATTCGAAAGTGCCATCAGAAAATACTTGGAAGATACAACACCTAGGTTGATGTTTATCTTGGACCCAGTGGAGGTTGTCGTGGATAATGTACCAGattcctttgaagatgtgGTCAGTATTCCATTTAGACCAGGTACACcagaatttggtgaaagGGAGGTACCTTTCACTAAGAGAGTTTTCATTGACAGATCTGATTTCTCCGAAAATGCTAGTGACAAGGAATTCTTTAGATTGACCCCTGAACAACCCGTGGGATTGATCAAAGTACCACATGCATTGATTTACAAGAGTTTGGAGAAGGATTCTGACGGTAAAATTACCAAGATCCACGTACATTACGATACTGAAGGTAAAATTAAGAAGCCAAAGACTTATATCCAATGGGTGCCGCTATCagaaaaattcaattcaccaGTTAGAATTGCAGAAACAAGAGTCCATAATgctcttttcaaatctgaaAACCCATCTGCCCATCCTGAAGGTTACTTAAAGGATATTAATCCTGATAGTGAAATTGTTTATAAAAACTCAATCGTCGAACACAATTTCCATGACATTTTAGCAAAATCACCATGGGAAGTGGATTCCGTTAAAAACTCTGAATTTTATGTTAAAGAGGATCCAAAGAGTAAAGAAGTCTGTAGATTCCAAGCCATGAGAACCGGTTACTTTACATTGGATAAGGACAGCGAGGATAATAGAATCGTATTGAATAGAATTGtcactttgaaagatggtTCTAAATAA
- the YPT6 gene encoding Rab family GTPase YPT6 (highly similar to uniprot|Q99260 Saccharomyces cerevisiae YLR262C YPT6 Ras-like GTP binding protein involved in the secretory pathway, required for fusion of endosome-derived vesicles with the late Golgi; has similarity to the human GTPase, Rab6), translating to MSSARSGKSLTKYKIVFLGEQGVGKTSLITRFMYDTFDDHYQATIGIDFLSKTMYLDDKTIRLQLWDTAGQERFRSLIPSYIRDSRVAIVVYDITKRKSFEFIDKWIEDVKNERGEENVILCIVGNKSDLSDERQVSTEEGETKAKVLGAKIFMETSTKAGYNVKNLFKRIAKSLPEFQESPNTGVKDDSNENNAGVIDITTNEEEQQASSCQC from the coding sequence ATGAGTTCCGCTAGATCAGGTAAATCTTTGACTAAATACAAGATCGTGTTTTTAGGTGAACAAGGTGTTGGTAAAACTTCGTTAATTACCAGATTCATGTATGATACATTTGACGATCATTACCAAGCGACGATCGGAATTGATTTCCTTTCCAAAACTATGTACCTTGATGATAAGACGATTAGACTGCAACTTTGGGATACGGCGGGACAAGAAAGGTTTAGATCACTGATACCATCATACATTAGAGACTCTCGTGTGGCTATTGTAGTTTACGATAttacaaagagaaaatcatttgaattcaTAGACAAGTGGATAGAGGACGTTAAAAACGAAAGAGGTGAAGAGAACGTAATACTTTGTATTGTGGGGAACAAGAGCGATTTGTCAGATGAAAGACAAGTTTCAACggaagaaggtgaaacAAAGGCAAAGGTATTAGGTGCAAAGATATTCATGGAAACGTCCACTAAAGCTGGGTATAACGTTaagaatttgttcaaaagaattgcCAAATCTTTACCAGAATTCCAAGAGAGTCCAAATACAGGTGTAAAAGATGATTCAAACGAAAATAATGCAGGCGTCATTGATATAACGAccaatgaagaagaacagcAAGCATCAAGCTGTCAATGCTGA